One Gordonia zhaorongruii DNA segment encodes these proteins:
- the fabG1 gene encoding 3-oxoacyl-ACP reductase FabG1: MAESAENTSSAAPAAQTPRSVLVTGGNRGIGLAVARRLAADGHKVAVTHRSSGAPDGLFGVQCDVTDTESVERAFAEVAEHQGPVEVLVANAGITDNMLLMRLSEESFSSVVDANLTGAFRCAKVATKGMQRAKFGRMIFLGSVVATSGIPGQANYAASKAGLIGLARSIARELGSRNITANVVAPGFIDTDMTAAMEDRYVDMAKQAIPLGRTGKPEDVAAAISFLASDQGGYITGAVLPVDGGMGMGH, encoded by the coding sequence ATGGCAGAGAGTGCAGAAAACACGTCCTCGGCAGCTCCCGCTGCTCAGACGCCGCGTTCGGTCCTGGTGACCGGCGGCAATCGCGGCATCGGCCTCGCAGTCGCCCGGCGGCTCGCCGCCGACGGCCACAAGGTCGCGGTGACGCACCGCAGCTCAGGCGCCCCCGACGGGTTGTTCGGTGTGCAGTGCGACGTCACCGACACCGAGTCGGTGGAGCGGGCCTTCGCTGAGGTCGCGGAACATCAGGGGCCCGTGGAGGTGCTCGTCGCCAATGCCGGCATCACCGACAACATGCTGTTGATGCGGCTCTCGGAGGAGAGCTTCAGCAGCGTCGTGGACGCGAACCTGACCGGCGCGTTCCGCTGCGCCAAGGTGGCGACCAAGGGCATGCAGCGCGCCAAGTTCGGTCGCATGATCTTCCTCGGGTCGGTCGTGGCCACCTCCGGTATCCCCGGTCAGGCGAACTACGCGGCCTCCAAGGCCGGACTGATCGGTCTCGCACGATCGATCGCCCGCGAACTCGGTTCGCGCAACATCACGGCGAACGTCGTCGCTCCCGGATTCATCGATACCGACATGACCGCCGCGATGGAGGACCGGTACGTGGACATGGCCAAGCAGGCGATTCCGCTGGGACGGACAGGTAAGCCCGAGGACGTGGCGGCGGCGATCAGCTTCCTCGCGTCCGATCAGGGCGGGTACATCACCGGTGCAGTGCTGCCCGTCGACGGCGGCATGGGCATGGGTCACTGA
- the inhA gene encoding NADH-dependent enoyl-ACP reductase InhA, with protein MTGILDGKTVLITGIITDASIAFHTAKVAQEQGATVIITGIPERLRLIDRIAKRLPQEVPPAIPLDVTDEESLSALADKLRELAPQGIDGVVHSIAFAPKTLMGPDAVPFLEGPGPDVARSFEISAWSYASLARAALPVMNEGGAIVGMDFDPRTALPDYNWMGVAKAALESVNRYVAREVGNAKRIRSNLVAAGPIKTLAAKAISGTATDDAKKLNMLNEYWDGASPIGWNVEDPGVVGTSVCTLMSDYLPATTGSIVYVDGGASHNTWFPDDFLS; from the coding sequence GTGACCGGCATTCTCGACGGTAAGACCGTTCTCATCACCGGCATCATCACGGACGCGTCGATCGCGTTCCACACCGCCAAGGTGGCTCAGGAGCAGGGCGCAACGGTCATCATCACCGGCATTCCCGAGCGGCTTCGGTTGATCGATCGGATCGCCAAGCGCCTCCCGCAGGAGGTGCCGCCTGCGATTCCGCTCGACGTCACCGACGAGGAGAGCTTGAGCGCTCTCGCCGACAAGCTCCGCGAGCTCGCACCGCAGGGGATCGACGGCGTCGTGCACTCGATCGCGTTCGCCCCGAAGACCCTGATGGGCCCCGACGCGGTGCCGTTCCTGGAAGGTCCGGGCCCCGATGTGGCGCGGTCGTTCGAGATCTCGGCGTGGAGCTACGCATCGCTCGCGCGGGCAGCGCTGCCCGTCATGAACGAGGGCGGTGCGATCGTCGGCATGGACTTCGATCCGCGCACGGCGCTGCCGGACTACAACTGGATGGGTGTCGCGAAGGCTGCCCTGGAGTCCGTGAACCGCTACGTGGCCAGGGAGGTCGGCAATGCCAAGCGCATCCGCTCCAATCTGGTCGCTGCCGGACCCATCAAGACTCTCGCCGCCAAGGCGATCTCCGGCACGGCGACCGATGACGCCAAGAAGCTCAACATGCTCAACGAGTACTGGGACGGCGCGTCCCCGATCGGCTGGAACGTCGAGGATCCGGGCGTCGTCGGCACGAGCGTGTGCACCCTGATGTCGGATTACCTGCCGGCTACGACCGGGTCCATCGTCTACGTCGATGGCGGCGCGAGCCACAACACCTGGTTCCCGGACGATTTCCTCTCCTGA
- a CDS encoding ferrochelatase, with the protein MTGVPAGFDALLFLSFGGPDRPEDVRPFLENVTRGRGVPPERLDEVVQHYLHFGGVSPLNRLNREMIAGLRDELDRRGRSALPIYFGNRNWHPMVADTLAEMVADGHRRILVFPTSAWGGYSGCRQYHEDIANALAGVGAQVSLTIRKLPQFAHEPAFRAAVADAVRQGLERFADGGAAPRLVFTAHSIPESADRSAGPADAGGGLYSRQVTDASAAVAALVGAEGFDVVWQSRSGPPQVPWLEPDICDHLRVLSESGVSRVVVCPIGFVSDHLEVVWDLDSEAADVASELGMEYVRVPTVGTDPHFVRMIADLVERYCDGGGDVTALGCGDNGMSCRKDCCVPVRRR; encoded by the coding sequence GTGACGGGCGTGCCCGCCGGTTTCGACGCGCTGCTGTTCCTGTCGTTCGGCGGGCCGGACCGGCCGGAGGATGTGCGGCCGTTCCTGGAGAACGTGACTCGTGGCCGCGGCGTCCCGCCGGAGCGGCTGGACGAGGTCGTTCAGCACTATCTGCACTTCGGCGGGGTCTCGCCGCTCAACCGCCTCAATCGGGAGATGATCGCCGGCCTGCGTGACGAGCTCGATCGACGGGGCCGGAGCGCGCTGCCGATCTACTTCGGTAACCGGAACTGGCATCCGATGGTCGCAGACACGCTCGCCGAGATGGTGGCGGACGGGCATCGCCGGATCCTGGTCTTCCCGACGTCCGCCTGGGGCGGGTACTCGGGGTGCAGGCAGTATCACGAGGACATTGCGAACGCCCTCGCCGGGGTCGGTGCGCAGGTGAGTCTCACCATCCGCAAGCTCCCGCAGTTCGCCCACGAACCGGCATTCCGTGCGGCGGTCGCCGACGCGGTTCGGCAGGGACTCGAACGGTTCGCGGATGGCGGTGCGGCTCCACGGCTGGTCTTCACCGCCCACTCGATCCCGGAGTCGGCCGACCGGAGTGCCGGACCGGCCGATGCGGGCGGAGGTCTGTACTCCCGTCAGGTCACCGATGCGTCGGCCGCGGTCGCGGCGCTGGTCGGTGCGGAAGGGTTCGACGTGGTCTGGCAGTCCCGATCCGGCCCTCCTCAGGTTCCGTGGCTCGAACCGGACATCTGCGATCACCTGCGGGTCCTGTCGGAATCGGGCGTATCGCGGGTCGTGGTGTGCCCGATCGGCTTCGTCTCGGATCACCTGGAAGTGGTGTGGGATCTCGACTCCGAAGCGGCGGACGTGGCATCCGAATTGGGCATGGAGTACGTCCGGGTGCCGACGGTGGGAACGGATCCGCACTTCGTCCGCATGATCGCCGACCTCGTCGAGCGGTACTGCGACGGCGGTGGTGACGTGACCGCGCTCGGTTGCGGCGACAACGGGATGAGCTGCCGGAAGGACTGCTGCGTGCCCGTCCGGCGCCGCTAG
- a CDS encoding serine/threonine protein kinase, whose translation MTTPPITSLRAWPAATLAAWSAARGARRCAPDDVLHTLHDFAQAHEIDVAPSAADVRISGNTVLGLLDLLAGNAHLAMRMPAPGDAQGLPPGRVAEAAMSTDEVLLIDDRPAGSSGPTEALALIPRGTPERCRWTLIRSDAPIGVDHLSADTPLGEVEYELRGAVAEAADTISSIAGARPPSPADLRDALAGMTQARRIDLPPHDNPRVDRVLAAAAQVDAIVALAGSGRIGVAGSEIGMADDRFRRLSALTRTARTAAVNTVITDYRR comes from the coding sequence ATGACCACTCCCCCGATCACCTCCTTGCGAGCGTGGCCGGCGGCCACGCTCGCCGCGTGGTCCGCGGCGCGTGGCGCACGACGCTGCGCCCCCGACGACGTCCTGCACACGTTGCACGACTTCGCACAGGCGCACGAGATCGATGTCGCGCCCAGCGCGGCCGACGTCCGGATCTCGGGTAACACGGTCCTCGGACTCCTTGATCTCCTCGCAGGCAACGCCCACCTGGCGATGCGGATGCCTGCTCCCGGTGACGCGCAGGGGCTCCCTCCCGGACGTGTGGCGGAGGCGGCGATGTCCACCGATGAGGTGCTGCTGATCGACGACCGGCCCGCCGGATCGTCGGGCCCCACCGAGGCACTCGCACTGATTCCGCGTGGCACTCCCGAACGATGCCGCTGGACGCTCATCCGCTCCGATGCTCCGATCGGCGTCGACCACCTGTCCGCCGACACCCCACTCGGTGAGGTGGAGTACGAGCTACGCGGCGCCGTCGCCGAAGCCGCCGACACCATCTCCTCGATCGCCGGAGCACGCCCGCCCTCACCCGCCGACCTGCGCGACGCGTTGGCCGGGATGACGCAGGCTCGTCGTATCGACCTGCCGCCACATGACAATCCCCGAGTCGACCGAGTGCTCGCCGCGGCGGCGCAGGTCGATGCGATCGTCGCTCTCGCCGGTTCCGGCCGGATCGGCGTCGCGGGGTCTGAAATCGGCATGGCCGATGACCGTTTCCGGAGGCTGTCGGCGCTGACCCGCACCGCCCGCACCGCGGCCGTGAACACCGTGATCACCGACTACCGACGCTGA
- a CDS encoding DUF3097 domain-containing protein, whose amino-acid sequence MDDRYGRDVLSSPRKSKPRAPEVAADRDLVVEDAGTGFCGAVVGMERSYAGDMVRLEDRHGRTRVFHMYPSAFLIDGRPVTLVRPRGRGPVAQAEARTASGSRAAPRQRARTARASRIFVEGVHDATLMERVWGDDLRAEGVVVVSLDGLDNLDEALAEFEPAPHRRAGVLVDHLVAGTKEAKLTAEVGENVLVCGHPYVDVWEAVKPASVGIDAWPRIPMGIDWKTGICRELGWGAPRDGWRRVLAGVSSFRDLEVPLLRSVEELIDFVTVGH is encoded by the coding sequence ATGGACGATCGTTATGGGCGGGACGTACTTTCCTCCCCGCGTAAGAGCAAGCCCCGTGCACCCGAGGTGGCGGCCGACCGGGACCTCGTCGTGGAAGACGCGGGGACCGGATTCTGCGGTGCCGTGGTCGGGATGGAGCGCAGTTACGCAGGCGACATGGTCCGGCTCGAGGATCGGCACGGCCGGACGCGGGTGTTCCACATGTACCCGTCGGCGTTCCTGATCGATGGCCGTCCGGTGACGCTGGTCCGGCCACGGGGCCGGGGCCCCGTCGCTCAGGCGGAGGCCCGGACGGCGTCCGGGTCACGGGCGGCGCCGAGACAGCGGGCCAGGACGGCACGCGCGAGTCGGATCTTCGTCGAAGGCGTGCACGACGCGACGCTCATGGAACGCGTGTGGGGCGACGATCTGCGCGCTGAGGGCGTCGTCGTGGTGAGCCTGGACGGACTCGACAATCTCGACGAGGCGCTCGCGGAGTTCGAGCCCGCGCCGCATCGTCGCGCAGGTGTGCTGGTGGATCATCTGGTCGCAGGTACCAAGGAGGCGAAGCTCACCGCGGAGGTGGGGGAGAACGTGCTGGTGTGCGGCCACCCCTATGTCGACGTGTGGGAGGCGGTTAAGCCCGCGTCCGTGGGGATCGACGCCTGGCCGAGGATCCCGATGGGAATCGACTGGAAGACCGGCATCTGCCGTGAACTCGGTTGGGGCGCGCCCCGGGACGGGTGGCGGCGCGTACTCGCCGGGGTATCGAGTTTTCGCGACCTCGAGGTTCCGCTGCTGAGAAGTGTCGAGGAGTTGATCGACTTCGTGACCGTCGGTCACTGA
- a CDS encoding TVP38/TMEM64 family protein encodes MEEAVTPRGAPDDGAAPQPVARDWTRQISTRRAATGLVLIVVLLVSAYFVPLPSIGQAREWSESLGPWFTWLFFGTYTVATIVPIPRTTFTVTAGVLFGPAVAFTGSLAASAVAAVVAYAVVRRLGRDRVKPWLSKPVVATVERRLERRGWLAVGSLRLIPVCPFSIVNYLSGLSSVRPLPYTIASIVGTAPGTAAVVFLGDALTGDPDPSMLVLSASLFALGLIGLVVDNRLPVND; translated from the coding sequence ATGGAAGAAGCCGTCACGCCCCGGGGCGCGCCGGATGATGGGGCGGCCCCGCAACCTGTGGCCCGCGACTGGACACGGCAGATCAGCACGCGCCGAGCCGCGACCGGGCTGGTCCTGATCGTCGTGCTTCTCGTGAGCGCCTACTTCGTGCCGTTGCCCTCCATCGGGCAGGCCCGGGAATGGTCCGAGTCGCTGGGCCCGTGGTTCACCTGGCTGTTCTTCGGCACGTACACGGTCGCGACGATCGTACCGATCCCCCGCACCACGTTCACCGTGACGGCAGGCGTCCTGTTCGGCCCGGCGGTCGCTTTCACCGGATCGCTCGCCGCATCGGCCGTGGCGGCGGTGGTCGCGTATGCCGTCGTCCGGCGCCTCGGACGAGACAGGGTCAAGCCCTGGCTGTCCAAACCCGTCGTCGCCACCGTCGAGCGGCGCCTGGAACGACGCGGCTGGCTCGCGGTCGGCTCGTTGCGCCTGATTCCGGTGTGCCCGTTCTCGATCGTCAATTACCTCAGTGGTCTGTCGTCGGTGCGTCCGCTGCCGTACACGATCGCATCGATAGTCGGAACCGCTCCGGGGACCGCCGCCGTCGTATTTCTCGGCGACGCACTCACCGGTGACCCGGATCCCTCGATGCTGGTTCTCTCGGCATCGCTGTTCGCGCTCGGACTGATCGGTCTGGTCGTCGACAATCGTCTGCCAGTCAATGACTGA
- a CDS encoding methylmalonyl-CoA mutase family protein, producing the protein MTAGDNLVAPGSGGHLDDAYGRWSTAAAAVLAKSARVEPGELSDTPEALLSTDTGDGVVVRPLYTRKDETGEPGLPGSFPFARGADPARDVTQGWRVTERFGDGPATDAGQLNESILDAAASGASGVWLRVGDAVSTADIAAVLAGVYLDLMPVTLDGGSDGIAAAEAFLAARAEAPQAPDSAPVTAATTHSLGLSPYTAAFSGRDGVSADAATRLAAAAPEGVRTFRVDGSDFAQAGASDAQEIGLSVAAAVVHARDLVASGISVAAALSQITFAVSVDDDQFAAIAKLRALRTVWARVAEVLGAPDAGAAITHAVTDLTMFTQRDPWVNMLRSTVAAFGAGVGGADQVTVHTFDAALPADRRTSRPTFTRRIARNTQLLLLEEANLGRVIDPAGGSWYVESLTSDLAAAAWHVFTGVEDRGGYLSALDSGWITEQVSRSLAAREEAVAHRRLPVTGVSEFPNLGEPTLAAGAAGCVDVPTAAPKLARVAHSFEQLRDRADAAADAGARPRVLLLPLGSIAEHNGRTTFVTNLLAAGGIEAVNPGPLSADAIADSVSTGPSAVVVICGTRARYADEGPAAAAAARGAGAKRVLLAGPESEWPEADGVDGSLRAGIDAVALLTDLLDRLGVAPGDETPSTVTTGA; encoded by the coding sequence ATGACGGCAGGCGACAATCTCGTGGCACCGGGTTCCGGTGGGCACCTCGACGACGCATACGGCCGCTGGTCGACCGCTGCAGCTGCGGTGCTGGCCAAGTCGGCTCGCGTGGAACCCGGTGAGCTCTCCGATACTCCGGAGGCGCTGCTGTCGACGGACACCGGCGACGGCGTCGTGGTGCGTCCGCTGTACACGCGCAAGGATGAGACCGGCGAGCCCGGCCTGCCCGGTTCGTTCCCGTTCGCCCGCGGCGCCGACCCGGCCCGGGACGTCACTCAGGGGTGGCGCGTGACCGAGCGTTTCGGTGACGGGCCGGCCACCGACGCCGGTCAGCTCAACGAGTCGATCCTCGACGCCGCCGCCAGCGGCGCGAGCGGCGTCTGGCTTCGCGTGGGCGACGCCGTGTCAACCGCCGACATCGCCGCCGTCCTTGCCGGCGTCTACCTCGACCTCATGCCGGTCACGCTGGATGGCGGCTCGGATGGCATCGCCGCTGCCGAGGCATTCCTCGCCGCGCGTGCGGAAGCACCGCAGGCCCCGGACTCCGCACCGGTCACGGCCGCGACGACGCACAGTCTCGGTCTCTCTCCGTATACCGCGGCGTTCTCGGGTCGGGACGGGGTGTCCGCAGACGCAGCCACCCGACTGGCGGCTGCCGCGCCTGAGGGCGTGCGGACCTTCCGAGTCGACGGCAGTGACTTCGCGCAGGCCGGTGCGTCAGACGCACAGGAGATCGGATTGTCGGTTGCGGCTGCGGTCGTCCACGCCCGGGATCTGGTGGCCTCCGGGATCTCGGTCGCGGCGGCGCTGTCGCAGATCACCTTCGCCGTATCCGTCGACGACGATCAGTTCGCCGCGATCGCCAAGCTGCGCGCGCTGCGCACGGTGTGGGCGCGGGTGGCGGAGGTGCTCGGTGCCCCCGATGCCGGTGCGGCGATCACTCATGCGGTGACCGATCTGACGATGTTCACCCAGCGGGATCCGTGGGTGAACATGCTCCGCAGCACCGTCGCCGCCTTCGGCGCCGGTGTCGGTGGCGCGGACCAGGTCACCGTGCACACGTTCGACGCAGCGCTGCCTGCGGACCGGCGGACGTCGCGGCCGACGTTCACTCGCCGCATCGCGCGCAACACCCAGCTCCTGCTGCTCGAGGAGGCGAATCTCGGCCGCGTCATCGACCCTGCGGGCGGCTCCTGGTACGTCGAGTCTCTGACGTCCGACCTCGCGGCAGCCGCATGGCACGTGTTCACCGGAGTGGAGGATCGCGGTGGTTACCTGAGCGCCCTGGATTCCGGCTGGATCACCGAACAGGTGAGCCGATCGCTGGCAGCCCGCGAGGAGGCGGTCGCCCACCGGCGACTCCCGGTGACCGGCGTGAGCGAGTTTCCGAACCTGGGCGAGCCGACGCTCGCCGCCGGAGCGGCCGGTTGCGTCGACGTACCCACGGCCGCACCGAAACTCGCGCGAGTGGCGCACAGTTTCGAGCAGCTCCGCGATCGTGCGGATGCGGCAGCCGACGCGGGTGCCCGGCCACGCGTCCTGCTGCTCCCGCTCGGCTCGATCGCCGAGCACAACGGGCGCACCACGTTCGTGACGAACCTCCTCGCGGCAGGCGGGATCGAGGCCGTCAACCCCGGACCGTTGAGTGCTGATGCGATCGCCGACTCCGTGTCCACGGGGCCGTCGGCGGTCGTGGTCATCTGCGGCACCAGAGCCCGGTACGCCGACGAGGGTCCGGCGGCCGCAGCAGCAGCTCGCGGCGCAGGTGCGAAGCGGGTCCTGCTGGCAGGACCGGAGAGCGAGTGGCCGGAGGCCGACGGCGTCGACGGCTCGCTGCGTGCCGGTATCGACGCGGTGGCGCTGCTGACCGACCTTCTCGACCGCCTAGGTGTCGCGCCCGGCGACGAGACCCCCTCCACCGTGACCACGGGAGCGTGA
- the scpA gene encoding methylmalonyl-CoA mutase, with protein MSDNTIPSFADVDLAPGQTPAPAGGGEAITEGLAAAHGYTAEQITWDTPEQIAVRPVYTRADRDAVAQEGYPLDSIPGEAPFLRGPYPTMYVNQPWTVRQYAGFSTAAESNAFYRRNLAAGQKGLSVAFDLATHRGYDSDHPRVAGDVGMAGVAIDSILDMRQLFDGIDLGNVSVSMTMNGAVLPILALYVVAAEEQGVGPEKLAGTIQNDILKEFMVRNTYIYPPTPSVRIISDIFAFTSAKMPKFNSISISGYHIQEAGATADLELAYTLADGVEYIRAGLEAGLDIDQFAPRLSFFWGIGMNFFMEVAKLRAARLLWSELVAKFEPNNPKSLSLRTHSQTSGWSLTAQDVYNNVARTCIEAMAATQGHTQSLHTNALDEAIALPTDFSARIARNTQLLLQQESGTTRPIDPWAGSNYVEWLTHQLAEKARAHIAEVEDAGGMTQAINEGLPKLRIEEAAARTQARIDSGRQPLIGVNKYRVTDDEEIEVLKVENSKVRAEQLAKLDRLRADRDSAAVEAALADLTRAAGEVTGEGLENNLMALAINAARHGATVGEISDAMEKQFGRHQAEIKTISGVYKNEAGDAVSNIDEALAVVDEFAEAEGRRPRVLVAKMGQDGHDRGQKVIATAFADLGFDVDVGPLFATPEEVAAQAADNDVHVVGVSSLAAGHLTLVPALRKALADVDRPDIMIVVGGVIPPGDFDDLYEAGASAIFPPGTVIADCAVDLIEKLAGNLGLELASRAG; from the coding sequence ATGAGCGACAATACGATTCCGAGTTTCGCAGACGTCGATCTGGCACCAGGGCAGACACCCGCCCCGGCAGGCGGTGGAGAGGCGATCACCGAGGGACTGGCCGCAGCGCACGGGTACACGGCCGAGCAGATCACCTGGGACACACCGGAGCAGATCGCGGTGCGCCCGGTGTACACGCGCGCCGACCGTGACGCGGTGGCACAGGAGGGCTACCCACTCGACTCGATCCCCGGTGAGGCCCCGTTCCTTCGCGGCCCCTATCCGACGATGTACGTGAATCAGCCGTGGACGGTACGGCAGTACGCCGGATTCTCGACTGCTGCCGAGTCGAACGCCTTCTACCGTCGCAACCTGGCTGCGGGGCAGAAGGGGCTCTCGGTGGCGTTCGACCTCGCCACGCACCGCGGGTACGACTCCGATCATCCGCGCGTCGCGGGCGACGTCGGCATGGCCGGCGTCGCGATCGATTCCATCCTCGACATGAGGCAGTTGTTCGACGGCATCGATCTGGGCAACGTCTCGGTGTCGATGACGATGAACGGCGCGGTGCTCCCGATCCTCGCCCTGTACGTCGTTGCCGCCGAGGAACAGGGCGTCGGTCCGGAGAAGCTGGCCGGGACCATTCAGAACGACATCCTCAAAGAGTTCATGGTCCGCAACACCTACATCTATCCGCCAACGCCGTCGGTGCGGATCATCTCGGACATCTTCGCGTTCACCAGCGCCAAGATGCCCAAGTTCAACTCCATCTCGATCTCCGGCTATCACATCCAGGAAGCCGGAGCGACAGCCGATCTCGAGTTGGCGTACACGCTCGCCGACGGCGTCGAGTACATCCGGGCCGGCCTCGAAGCCGGCCTGGACATCGACCAGTTCGCGCCGCGTCTGTCGTTCTTCTGGGGCATCGGGATGAACTTCTTCATGGAGGTCGCCAAGCTGCGTGCAGCACGGCTCCTGTGGAGCGAACTGGTGGCGAAGTTCGAGCCCAATAATCCGAAATCCCTGTCGCTGCGCACTCATTCGCAGACCTCGGGATGGTCGCTGACGGCGCAGGACGTCTACAACAATGTGGCGCGCACCTGCATCGAGGCGATGGCTGCGACGCAGGGGCACACGCAGTCGCTGCACACGAACGCCCTCGACGAGGCGATCGCCCTGCCGACGGATTTCTCGGCCCGGATCGCCCGCAACACGCAGTTGCTGTTGCAGCAGGAGTCGGGGACCACCCGGCCGATCGACCCGTGGGCGGGGTCGAACTACGTCGAATGGCTGACCCATCAGCTCGCCGAGAAGGCCCGTGCGCACATCGCCGAGGTCGAGGACGCGGGCGGTATGACACAGGCCATCAACGAGGGGCTGCCCAAGCTCCGCATCGAGGAGGCCGCCGCCCGCACCCAGGCGCGTATCGACTCGGGTCGGCAGCCGCTGATCGGCGTGAACAAGTACCGAGTGACCGACGACGAGGAGATCGAGGTCCTCAAGGTCGAGAACTCCAAGGTCCGGGCCGAGCAGTTGGCGAAACTCGACCGACTGCGCGCCGACCGGGATTCCGCGGCGGTGGAGGCCGCGCTCGCCGACCTCACGCGTGCAGCCGGCGAGGTCACCGGTGAGGGTCTCGAGAACAATCTGATGGCGCTGGCGATCAACGCGGCGCGCCACGGGGCCACCGTCGGCGAGATCTCCGACGCCATGGAGAAGCAGTTCGGTCGTCACCAGGCCGAGATCAAGACGATCAGCGGTGTCTACAAGAACGAGGCGGGTGACGCGGTGTCGAACATCGACGAGGCGCTGGCGGTGGTCGACGAGTTCGCCGAGGCGGAGGGTCGTCGGCCACGTGTACTGGTCGCCAAGATGGGACAGGACGGCCATGACCGCGGCCAGAAGGTCATCGCGACGGCGTTCGCCGACCTCGGGTTCGACGTCGATGTGGGCCCGCTGTTCGCGACGCCCGAGGAGGTCGCGGCACAGGCGGCCGACAACGACGTCCACGTGGTGGGCGTCTCGTCACTCGCCGCCGGTCATCTCACATTGGTGCCTGCCCTGCGCAAGGCGCTGGCCGATGTGGATCGGCCGGACATCATGATCGTCGTCGGCGGCGTCATCCCACCCGGTGATTTCGACGACCTGTACGAGGCGGGTGCGTCCGCGATCTTCCCTCCCGGCACAGTGATCGCCGACTGCGCCGTCGATCTGATCGAGAAGCTCGCAGGCAACCTGGGCCTGGAACTGGCTTCGCGCGCCGGATGA
- the meaB gene encoding methylmalonyl Co-A mutase-associated GTPase MeaB encodes MTASSSGERGRGRRRIDVDALTEGVLAGRRADLARAITLVESTRPDHREAAQQLLLNVTASAGRSFRVGITGVPGVGKSTTIEALGMHLIEQGHRVAVLAVDPSSTRTRGSILGDKTRMGRLSAAPEAFVRPSPTAGTLGGVTKATRETIVLVEAAGYDVVLVETVGVGQSEVSVANMVDTFTFLTLARTGDSLQGIKKGVLELAEIVVVNKADGKHVNEARGAARELRNALGFLYPHDALWTPPVLTMSAIEQIGVDSFWEAVEKHRDVLTEAGEFTRRRAQQQVDWMWSMVRETVLHRIEAAPGVRDSRSAIEDAVLDGDLTPALAAEQLVQRAGF; translated from the coding sequence ATGACCGCGTCGTCGAGCGGGGAGCGGGGCCGGGGTCGCAGGCGGATCGACGTCGACGCCCTCACCGAGGGGGTGCTCGCCGGGCGCCGTGCCGACCTCGCCCGCGCCATCACCCTCGTCGAATCGACGCGGCCGGACCACCGGGAGGCCGCCCAGCAGCTCCTGCTGAACGTGACCGCATCCGCCGGCAGGTCGTTCCGCGTCGGCATCACCGGTGTTCCCGGGGTGGGCAAGTCGACGACGATAGAAGCTCTCGGCATGCACCTCATCGAGCAGGGGCACCGGGTGGCGGTACTGGCAGTCGACCCGTCGTCCACGCGAACCCGCGGATCGATCCTCGGCGACAAGACCCGGATGGGCCGGTTGTCTGCGGCCCCCGAGGCGTTCGTGCGCCCGTCGCCGACAGCGGGAACGCTCGGTGGCGTCACGAAGGCGACCCGCGAGACCATCGTTCTCGTCGAGGCTGCGGGATACGACGTGGTCCTGGTGGAGACGGTCGGCGTCGGCCAATCGGAGGTGAGCGTCGCCAACATGGTCGACACGTTCACGTTCCTCACCCTCGCCCGGACCGGTGATTCACTGCAGGGCATCAAGAAGGGCGTGCTCGAACTCGCCGAGATCGTCGTCGTCAACAAGGCCGACGGCAAGCACGTCAACGAGGCGCGGGGAGCGGCTCGCGAGCTGCGGAACGCCCTCGGATTCCTCTACCCGCACGACGCGCTGTGGACGCCGCCCGTGCTGACGATGAGCGCCATCGAACAGATCGGCGTCGACAGCTTCTGGGAGGCCGTCGAGAAGCATCGGGACGTCCTCACCGAGGCCGGCGAGTTCACGCGCCGGCGCGCCCAGCAACAGGTCGACTGGATGTGGAGCATGGTGCGCGAGACCGTCCTGCACCGCATCGAGGCCGCCCCGGGAGTGCGGGACTCACGTAGCGCGATCGAGGACGCGGTCCTGGACGGCGATCTCACTCCCGCGCTCGCCGCCGAGCAGCTGGTGCAGCGCGCCGGGTTCTGA